CACCACCAGCTGGTCGCCAATAGAACCCTGGATGCCGCGCGAGAGCACATTGGCCTTGCCGATAGGGTCGAAATTATCCAGCGCGTAGAGCGCCTTTTCTTTACGGGTGCGGAAAATCGCGACCTGTCGGCCACCTACCAGTGCACATACGCCGGTGCCTGGCACTACATCTTCGGAACGGCAGACTACCTGCCAGCCTTGTTCGCTTGAATTACTCATTGCTGTTCTCACACTCTGATTAATCGCTTTAACCCGCGCTTGCTTAGGCAGGCACCGGCTCCACAACCTCTATTGACGGAATACGCTCTGCTTCATTTGCCGGGCGAATTTGCTCGCGCTCCACAACATAGGCGAGATTATCGTCACGGGCATCGGTGTTAATGAAGTGGCTAAAACGCTTAAGCTTTTCTGGGCTTTCAATGGTGGTTTTCCACTCGCACTGGTAGTGCGCAATGTTATTGGCCATTTCACTTTCAAGCTCTGCACCCAGGCCCAGGCTATCTTCAATGATCACCTTCTTGAGGTAGTCCAGGCCGCCTTCCAGGTTTTCAAGCCATACCGA
This genomic stretch from Simiduia sp. 21SJ11W-1 harbors:
- the nirD gene encoding nitrite reductase small subunit NirD translates to MSNSSEQGWQVVCRSEDVVPGTGVCALVGGRQVAIFRTRKEKALYALDNFDPIGKANVLSRGIQGSIGDQLVVASPLYKQHFVLATGACLEEEVAVPVYSVRENNGLVEVAA